The Mytilus galloprovincialis chromosome 7, xbMytGall1.hap1.1, whole genome shotgun sequence genome has a window encoding:
- the LOC143081612 gene encoding uncharacterized protein LOC143081612 gives MATRKRIDRASSVIMKNIVVISFLSSILNTVLLCISASKETWMFGDVSCQIHAIVCYVLLSSIAWLTSLAAIERLYKCLSSGSYSMTFSEINTRILIFGMYMTAFFLCTGPMYGWGEYSQFKGLLMIKVRLLSRHTPESTDLCNTTLTKTDAETIQYFGQLITSSLQEKWNMYIRSMNTKCDIHFTVRIRDVTSLTVLLEDVESQQTGNILYDLITHLNNNVTERYTPEIIVDRSNMHNYKNVLLPFQSLGVCTLDFSSVNDYKKSATYYIFGTTLILPFAVTAACGLVVLMNHYSGSLPDNIVNFKIIYFGSLLSFICCFPYYVINFMNGSGHFIPRHANFVSTFFFYNSSLCLTIPYLLYRRPKCRKSTKSTKNAHSYSNSNGIQEDIQVEQEYSKVDYV, from the exons aAACCTGGATGTTTGGTGATGTTTCTTGTCAAATCCATGCGATTGTATGTTACGTCTTGTTATCCAGTATTGCCTGGTTGACATCTCTGGCAGCGATTGAAAG GTTATACAAATGTTTATCATCTGGAAGTTACTCGATGACGTTTTCTGAAATCAATACACGCATCCTGATATTTGGAATGTATATGACAGCTTTCTTTCTGTGCACGGGTCCTATGTATGGATGGGGAGAGTATTCACAATTTAAAG gATTATTGATGATAAAAGTGAGATTACTTTCACGTCATACACCAGAGTCAACAGATTTGTGTAATACCACTTTAACCAAAACAGATGCTGAAACTATTCAATATTTTGGACAATTGATTACATCAAGCTTGCAAGAAAAATGGAATATGTACATCCGTTCAATGAATACTAAATGTGATATCCATTTCACAGTGAGGATTCGAGATGTTACTTCATTAACAGTATTACTAGAAGATGTTGAGTCTCAACAAACAGGCAATATTCTATATGACCTAATTACTCATCTGAACAATAACGTTACAGAGAGATATACACCTGAGATTATTGTGGATAGAAGCAATATGCATAATTATAAAAATGTTCTTCTACCATTTCAaa GTCTTGGAGTTTGTACTTTGGATTTTTCTTCAGTCAATGATTATAAAAAATCAGCTACATATTACATATTCGGAACAACCCTTATTTTACCATTTGCTGTAACCGCAGCCTGTGGATTAGTTGTGCTTATGAACCACTATTCCGGTTCATTACCTGATAACATTGTTAACTTTAAGATAATATATTTTGGAAGTCTGTTAAGTTTCATATGCTGTTTTCCTTACTATGTTATCAATTTTATGAATGGATCTGGACATTTCATTCCTAGACATGCCAATTTTGTCTCcacttttttcttttataattctTCTTTGTGTTTAACTATTCCGTACCTACTATATAGGCGACCGAAGTGTAGGAAATCAACAAAATCTACGAAAAATGCACATTCCTATTCAAACAGCAATGGAATACAAGAAGATATCCAGGTGGAACAAGAATATTCTAAAGTTGATTACGTGTGA
- the LOC143084070 gene encoding uncharacterized protein LOC143084070, translated as MDPSHVEQQEEIQPQEGDVPELLENPSNTSQSDETPEARRVRDLTEKGQEAFTEKRDKFCQELEALWADIESQLLEVTTPPNDLQQLLTVQDKLVKAYNNYRC; from the exons atggatcccagtcatgtAGAACAACAAGAAGAGATTCAGCCCCAAGAAGGAGATGTCCCTGAACTATTAGAAAATCCGTCTAatacatcacagtcagatgaaacTCCCGAGGCTAGGCGAGTACGTGACCTCACGGAAAAAGGACAAGAGGCTTTCactgaaaaacgtgacaagttctgtcaggaactagaggctctctgggcagacattgaatcccagttattggaagtaacaacgcctcctaacgatctccagcaactcctaacagtccaggacaaacttgttaaagcctataataattatc ggtgttaa